CCAGCGCGGCGGGTAGAGGAAGATAGGGGTGCTGCGCTGGTAGGGCTCCATCCCGCTGTCGGCCAGCATGTGCCGGCGCATCTCGAAGCACATGTCGAACACCGGATCCGGTCCCGGCCAGCCGGCGAAGAGGATCAGCCGCCGGAGCCGCTCCGGCGCGGTCTCGCCGAGGACCTGTCCGACCGCCGCGCCGGTGGAGTGCCCGAGGACGTGGGCGGCATCGATCTTCAGGTGGTCCATCAGCGCGACGACATCCTCCGCCAGCGCCTCGACGGTGTGGGCGGTGCGACGGGAGATCGTCTCGCCGGTGCCCATGTGGTCGTGCGTGACCACGGTGAACTCGGCCGTCAGCGCCGGGAGGAGATTGTCCCAGTAGCGCCGCGAGCCGCCGAGGCCGGAG
This genomic window from Acuticoccus sediminis contains:
- a CDS encoding alpha/beta fold hydrolase, which translates into the protein MATLERPDGTLVYDVAGEGPPLFLVSGLGGSRRYWDNLLPALTAEFTVVTHDHMGTGETISRRTAHTVEALAEDVVALMDHLKIDAAHVLGHSTGAAVGQVLGETAPERLRRLILFAGWPGPDPVFDMCFEMRRHMLADSGMEPYQRSTPIFLYPPRWIAENIEMCRAVVDGLIALSPPVETMLARIDMIVRFDRRDRLALTGGEPLIVCARDDILTPPHCSEAMAAGIPGARLALLEWGGHAVSQTDPAAFLDVILPELRRG